The following are encoded together in the Lathyrus oleraceus cultivar Zhongwan6 chromosome 3, CAAS_Psat_ZW6_1.0, whole genome shotgun sequence genome:
- the LOC127127792 gene encoding galacturonosyltransferase 8, giving the protein MVNPRFPISRIRPFSFPFTLIALCIFLTLSFLFTAHSYSSHQQHNLDSDGGSVHGFESIRRSVLALKTDPLKPRLDQIRKQADDHKSLALTYASYARKLKLESSKLVRIFAELSRNFSDLMSKPQYRTLFSNDAIPIDESVVRQLEKEVKERIKTTRQVIGEAKESFDNQLKIQKLKDTIFAVNEQLTKSKKQGAFSSLIAAKSIPKSLHCLTMRLMEERIAHPEKYTDEGKPTPPEVEDPNLYHYALFSDNVVAASVVVNSATKNAKEPWKHVFHVVTDKMNLGAMQVMFKLKDYNGAHVEVKAVEDYKFLNSSYVPVLRQLESANLQRFYFENKLENATKDTTNMKFRNPKYLSILNHLRFYLPEMYPKLHKVLFLDDDIVVQKDLTGLWKIDMDGKVNGAVETCFGSFHRYAQYMNFSHPLIKARFNPKTCAWAYGMNFFDLDAWRREKCTEEYHYWQNLNENRTLWKLGTLPPGLITYYSTTKPLDKSWHVLGLGYNPSISMDEINNAAVVHFNGNMKPWLDIAMTQFKPLWSKYVDYELDFVQSCNFGI; this is encoded by the exons atgGTAAATCCTCGTTTTCCTATCTCCAGGATCCGACCCTTCAGCTTCCCCTTCACACTCATCGCTCTCTGCATTTTCCTCACTCTCTCGTTTCTTTTCACTGCCCATTCTTATTCCTCTCATCAACAGCATAACTTG GATTCTGATGGTGGTTCTGTGCATGGATTTGAATCGATAAGGAGATCTGTTTTAGCGTTGAAAACGGATCCCCTTAAGCCTCGGTTGGATCAGATCCGAAAGCAAGCCGATGATCATAAGTCTTTGGCTCTTACGTATGCTTCTTATGCACGAAAGCTCAAGCTTGAGAGTTCGAAGCTCGTTAGGATTTTTGCGGAACTATCACGAAACTTCTCGGATTTGATGAGCAAGCCTCAATATAGGACTCTTTTCAGCAATGATGCGATCCCGATTGATGAATCGGTAGTTCGTCAATTGGAGAAGGAAGTGAAGGAGCGGATTAAAACCACGCGCCAGGTGAttggtgaagccaaggagtcGTTTGATAACCAACTGAAGATTCAGAAGTTGAAGGATACTATTTTTGCTGTTAACGAGCAGTTAACGAAATCAAAGAAGCAGGGTGCTTTCTCGAGTTTGATTGCTGCCAAGTCCATTCCGAAGAGTTTGCATTGTCTAACAATGAGACTGATGGAAGAGCGGATTGCTCATCCGGAAAAGTATACAGATGAAGGGAAGCCTACTCCTCCTGAAGTTGAAGATCCTAATCTTTACCACTACGCGTTGTTCTCGGACAACGTTGTGGCTGCATCTGTTGTGGTTAATTCAGCGACAAAGAACGCGAAGGAACCATGGAAACACGTGTTTCATGTTGTGACTGACAAGATGAATCTTGGAGCTATGCAAGTGATGTTCAAGTTAAAAGATTACAACGGCGCACACGTTGAAGTTAAGGCAGTTGAGGATTACAAATTCCTGAATTCTTCTTACGTGCCGGTCCTTCGACAGCTCGAGTCTGCTAACCTACAGAGGTTTTACTTTGAAAACAAGCTCGAGAATGCTACAAAGGACACAACAAATATGAAGTTCAGGAATCCAAAGTATTTATCGATATTGAACCATTTGAGATTCTACTTGCCGGAAATGTATCCGAAGTTGCATAAAGTGTTATTTTTGGACGATGACATAGTAGTTCAGAAGGACCTTACTGGTTTATGGAAGATTGACATGGATGGCAAGGTGAATGGAGCTGTAGAAACATGTTTCGGGTCATTCCATAGATATGCACAGTACATGAATTTCTCGCATCCTTTGATCAAAGCTCGATTTAATCCAAAGACTTGTGCATGGGCTTATGGAATGAATTTCTTCGATTTGGATGCTTGGAGAAGGGAAAAATGCACAGAAGAGTATCATTACTGGCAAAATCTG AACGAGAACCGGACACTATGGAAACTAGGGACATTACCACCCGGGCTAATCACATATTACTCAACAACGAAACCGCTAGATAAATCATGGCATGTTTTGGGACTTGGTTATAACCCAAGCATCAGCATGGATGAGATTAACAATGCAGCTGTGGTGCATTTCAATGGTAACATGAAACCATGGCTTGATATTGCAATGACTCAATTCAAACCACTTTGGTCTAAGTATGTCGATTACGAGTTAGACTTTGTTCAGTCCTGCAATTTTGGTATCTAA